The Bacteroidota bacterium genome contains a region encoding:
- a CDS encoding T9SS type A sorting domain-containing protein encodes MKNILLIMFFAFTINASAQITLEHKYDTASDYKDNILMIVKFELLGECYVKINREGNNISIYDLNHSLIKTISFASYPPHVGNFIVLYLSQQLFDTDSAIEFLYGYSSADGVVHTRIYKEDGTSIFIADSLFSWDEVSIPQQQVTIYNTPQGTKMILSHMGNDQAYVYSLPGTLSTGIQEGNAALMQAQGLGSLYPNPSTGKATLQYELPKGETQGEIILYNTHGAEVKRYKVDDTFKDLLLDNTQLPAGTYFYQLQTSKGSVGTKKMVVVK; translated from the coding sequence ATGAAAAACATTTTACTGATTATGTTTTTTGCATTTACAATAAATGCATCGGCACAGATTACATTAGAACATAAATATGATACTGCTTCTGATTATAAAGATAATATATTGATGATAGTAAAATTTGAATTATTGGGCGAGTGCTATGTTAAAATAAATAGAGAGGGCAACAATATTTCTATTTATGACTTAAATCATTCATTGATAAAAACTATTTCGTTTGCTTCGTATCCTCCCCATGTAGGTAATTTTATTGTTCTTTATTTATCACAACAATTATTTGATACCGATTCTGCAATAGAGTTTTTATATGGCTATTCTAGTGCTGATGGAGTAGTTCATACTCGCATATATAAAGAAGATGGTACATCTATTTTTATTGCAGACTCTCTTTTTTCATGGGATGAAGTTAGTATTCCACAACAGCAGGTTACCATTTATAATACGCCACAAGGCACAAAAATGATTCTTAGTCATATGGGTAATGACCAAGCGTATGTATATAGTTTACCCGGCACCTTAAGCACCGGCATACAGGAGGGCAATGCCGCGCTCATGCAGGCGCAGGGGCTTGGCAGCCTTTACCCCAACCCCAGCACCGGCAAAGCAACTTTGCAATATGAATTGCCCAAAGGAGAAACACAGGGAGAAATAATTTTATACAACACGCATGGCGCAGAGGTTAAACGCTATAAAGTAGATGATACTTTTAAAGATTTGCTGCTTGATAACACGCAACTGCCTGCGGGAACTTATTTTTATCAATTGCAAACAAGTAAGGGTAGTGTGGGAACGAAAAAGATGGTGGTGGTGAAATAA
- a CDS encoding T9SS type A sorting domain-containing protein, with amino-acid sequence MKKIIYIILLAYSISAKSQIVWEHTYDSASTDNSLGFGESQLMVIKFEISGERYVKVNRHGASISIYDMNHSLVKTISLVALPLCFGSLGDILYLSEKLFDTDSAIELMYIRSSCGVSSPYYITNIYKEDGTILFSDTGSAQIKPNYEQQQYPIYNTSVGTKMILSYRNGEAKVFSLPGTLSQGVQDGNAQLMQAQGLGNLYPNPSAGKVTLQYELPKGEKEGEIILYNTQGAEVKRYKVDDTFKDLLLDNTMLPAGTYFYQLQTSKGSVGNKKMAVVK; translated from the coding sequence ATGAAAAAAATCATATACATTATCTTGCTTGCATATAGCATAAGTGCAAAATCACAGATTGTTTGGGAACATACATACGATTCTGCATCAACAGACAATAGTTTGGGCTTTGGTGAAAGCCAACTAATGGTAATAAAGTTTGAAATATCAGGAGAGAGATATGTAAAGGTAAATCGACACGGGGCGAGCATAAGCATTTATGATATGAATCATTCATTGGTTAAAACCATCTCTCTTGTTGCGCTGCCTCTTTGTTTCGGTTCACTTGGAGATATACTTTATTTGTCTGAAAAATTATTTGATACAGACTCAGCGATAGAGTTAATGTATATTAGGAGTTCTTGCGGTGTTTCTTCTCCATATTATATAACTAATATCTACAAAGAAGATGGAACTATACTTTTTTCAGATACTGGTTCTGCACAGATAAAACCAAATTATGAACAACAGCAATATCCCATTTATAATACATCAGTAGGAACAAAAATGATTTTAAGTTATAGAAATGGAGAGGCAAAAGTATTTTCTTTGCCCGGCACATTAAGCCAAGGCGTGCAAGATGGTAATGCGCAACTTATGCAGGCGCAGGGCTTAGGTAACCTTTACCCAAACCCCAGCGCGGGCAAAGTAACTTTACAATATGAGTTACCAAAAGGAGAAAAAGAAGGAGAAATAATTTTATACAACACGCAAGGCGCAGAGGTAAAACGCTACAAAGTAGATGATACTTTTAAGGATTTGCTGCTTGATAATACCATGCTGCCTGCGGGTACTTATTTTTACCAACTGCAAACGAGCAAGGGAAGTGTGGGGAATAAGAAGATGGCGGTGGTGAAGTAA
- the ndk gene encoding nucleoside-diphosphate kinase gives MSNRTFTMIKPDAVANKHTGAILDRIIKAGFKIIAMKLVQLTPEMAGKFYLVHRERTFYNELIKYMSSGPIVAAILEKENAVEDFRKLIGNTDPAKAEKGTIRALFAKSIDANAIHGSDSDANAKMEGDFFFTMFERV, from the coding sequence ATGTCCAACCGAACCTTCACCATGATTAAGCCCGATGCCGTGGCGAACAAACACACGGGCGCTATTCTTGACCGGATTATAAAAGCAGGATTTAAAATCATTGCCATGAAATTAGTGCAACTCACTCCTGAAATGGCAGGCAAGTTTTATCTGGTTCACCGCGAGCGTACGTTTTACAACGAGTTAATCAAATACATGAGTTCCGGTCCCATTGTTGCCGCCATTCTTGAAAAAGAAAATGCGGTGGAAGATTTCCGGAAGTTAATTGGAAACACCGACCCTGCAAAAGCAGAGAAAGGAACCATTCGCGCCCTGTTTGCAAAATCAATTGATGCCAACGCCATTCACGGTTCCGACAGCGATGCCAATGCGAAGATGGAAGGAGATTTTTTCTTTACTATGTTCGAACGGGTATAA